GCCCCTAtggttaattatatatattagaaaaactGTACAGGAGAGGTGTGGTTAGTGATTACGGGGTTGTGGATAAAAAATACCACATTCCAGATTATGAATATAGGGCTGTGTGCATATAAAGTTTAGTTCTTTTTAGATTGTAATGCAGCATGAACAAAGAAGTTAGTGGCTAGTTCCACTAAAGAATACATGCCACATCCTAGTAAATAAAATGCATGCCATGCCCATAAAAAAAGGTTTGGAAGGCCAGTTAACAAACCAGTATTTTTCCAATAAAATCTGGCTGTGTGAAATTTGGAAATGTGAAACGTGCATGATTCCATGAGGTCATGCAGGAGGATACATCTGCAATGATCCCTCCAAATGCATCTGATGGCTTAGGCAGCTAGGCTTTGCATGTCAAAAATGTAGTACCACTGTTTAATATGAAAACTCACGTACACAAGTTATGGGATAACAAAACCCCTGAATTCCTCTGCTGCAATTTGCAAATCTTATTCATTTCCTTCTAGTAGTTATGCCTCAGCTCCATGAATTAAGACAGTGAATCTTACACTATAAAGGAAAAGAATTTATTCATTTCCTATATACAGTGGGTGaaaagtgttttttttacaatagaaaagtaaaaaaatctatatgagGAAACAATAGGAACCATTAACTCACTACTTGGACGCGTCTACACGCACAGATCTGGATGTAGCCTGGAGGGTCAGAGGTCTAAATAAGGTAGGCAGGTGCCCATCTGTTCACCCAAACACTTCCCAGGAAGCATCTTCAATTAAGAAGTGCAGGACATAGCTATGAGCCAGCAAAAGTAGATCCACAGAAGATATTTTGGCTTAGAAGATATTTAGAATACAATCTACATGACATTAGATCAAACACATCTAAACCAAAAAAAGGAGATGAGAATAAAATAAGTGTATGGAATCTAAATGTGTACTATTATACAAGTAGTAAACCCATGTAGTAATTACCTGAAGAAGTTGAACTTTCCATTTCCAAGACTTTTATTTACTTCATCAACAAAAAAGTAATAACCTACAAAAGATTCCAGACTAGATGTCCTAAATAGGTAACATGCACAAAGAATCGAAAAGCAAAATGCATTGTTGCTCTTGACTCACCAAAACATGGATGTGTTTTTGGTAGCAACATAAGAAACTGAACTTAAAGTAGCAACTATAGTAGCAAGGCATCAGTTAATAGAATAAGAAATCACATCATCTTCTATGTAGTGAATCTTCTTTTGGCGTGAAAATGGTGCAAAAATGCATCTTATAAAGCAACTCAAAGGATCCTGCAAGCCTTCCATTTTATAGTGACCAAATCTCCAATCCCGCAATATGAAGGGCCTCTGAATAGGCCGATCTAGACCACCTGTAAGACAAAAAGAAACACCAATGCTTAGACAAGCAGAAAAATATGGATCTTATTGAACTTATATTTTTGTATATAGTTTTTTAAGGCCTTGTGGTAGTTCAAAAAATACCTTAACTCAGAAGAGATGGGCATTAAATCAGAAATTATTAATAAAAAGAAGCAAAACGAGAAGCAACACTAATCTTAATTCTAAGGAGCTCCATGGATGGTAGTATCTATTGACATAAGAAGTCAATGTCTGTTGCTAATCCTAATCAAGTTGTTTTTAGTAAAACAAGCCACTACTTATTGATCCTGCCAATTTACCTGCCGATCAGATCATCAGAATCATTCGAAAAGAAACAATACATACCTGCATACATCCGACCATGCTTATCCACTGCCCTAAAAAATGGACGTGTTTTCTTTTGAACTGCAGCTTGTTGCAGCTCCCTCCAAGCAGACATTCTGTCCTGTCTTGTAATTTTTCCAGTTGTAACAACCTGGAGTTGAGATGCATCTTATCATGCTAGTTATATAGCCACCACATGCATGAACGtaaaaagtggcaaaaaaaatgcTGGAGGTAATCTCAGGTCTAGACACATTTAGTGCTTTATCTAGCCATAAAATTACTCTGATAAAAGAAAACGAATGAACTTTAAACTTCAGAAACAAGGAGTAGATTTAGTTAGTTTTCAATATTTCAGCAGAAGACAAAATTTCACCTAGGAGTTAGACAACGTAAGAAACTGAGATAATAGGTAAACAATGTACCATGGTTTCATGATTTGCTAAAACGAAAAAGTTACCCTGGAGAATAAAAAGTATGAAGGCCGAGGTTTCCGTGCTAGGTTATTAGCACGGTCAACAGCAACAAGCCCAAACTTGGGACCATAGCCATCCGCCCATTCCCAATTATCTGATGTTGTCCAAAACAAATAACCAAGTACACGGACACCCTATAAAACATTATGTTGTTTAAGTGTTGGAAGTTCCATCTCCATGAGCACAGGCTAAAACATGTTTGCTTAAAGGTTAAGAAAGGACCATAATGATGGCAGCGTATGTGGCTAACAAGTGTTCCAGTATATATGGTTTCCGTATCAGATCAGTCTCATCAGAAACTCCATTTTCAGTAATGACAAAAGGTATATTTAATCTCTTATATCGTTCGTTGAATTGAATCAGGATGCGGAACAGCCCATCAGGATAAACCCCACGACCAGATTCACTATACTCATCATTATCCACAAGCTTTAGACCAGGTCCTGATATAACCTCCTGCATGGAAATGGGAGAATTAACTTGGTCGCTTACATAGCCATTCATTAAGCAGCAAAATAATTTGCTTACCTGTCCATAGTAGTTGATTCCAATGAAGTCCAATTTATCACATATGCTATCCATGTAAGGAAAAAGGGTCAATGAGTTAGCTAGCGCGACAGCAGCAACATCAAATAGCCCATATGGCCTTGTAAACGATACATGGTGTGCAACACCAACTATTGGCTTCCTTTCGTTCTTGCTGTTAATCAAGAAATAAATAATAAGAAAACCAGAGGAAACCAACTCCTTGATTATCGAATAAAAAATACCAGGTAATCACTGGAATAAGGGCACTGCAAATAATACATTATGTAGAACCAACCTTTTCAAATGTATGTAGTCATAGGCTTCAGCATGTGCAATAGCCATCCAATGCAAAGCCTGATTGTATACACCAGTTGGCAGAGTAGATGTTGCTACTTCAATTGCATTAGGGTCTCCACCAGGCCAAGCACCGGCACAATAAGTTAGCATCACAAAAACGTGAGGTTCATTGAAAATCACCCAGTAGTCCACTAAATCGGATACACAATCAACAACAAGCCTGCACAGCCCCAACTATCAAAATCTAATAAATTATCGAACAATTCCCAATGGAGAGAATGTATTGGCAGGCCAATTTGACAGCCCTCAAAAGGTACCTCACAAAATCCATGAAATAGGTGACAGTTTTTTCCATCTTCCACCCGCCATATTTTCCAGCCCAAGGTGGAAGTGAGTGATGAAACAGAGTAAGCATTACTTTCATTCCATATTCGCGAACCCTTTGAATGATCCATCTATACCGCTCAAGTGCTGCAAAATTAACCTAGAGAAAGAGATGTGTATCTTATTTCACCGGTACTGAGATCATCATGCTGGAAAAAGAAGGATGAATATAAAGGTAAAAAGAGGCACGTGCATAACTATGAACTTACTGAGCTCTTCAATTCTTCGGTTGGTTCCTCAGGCATTAACCTTGCCCAATCTACCCCCATGCGGAAAACACTGATGCCGGTCTCCTTA
The nucleotide sequence above comes from Oryza glaberrima chromosome 11, OglaRS2, whole genome shotgun sequence. Encoded proteins:
- the LOC127754518 gene encoding beta-glucosidase-like SFR2, chloroplastic isoform X1 yields the protein MPLPAFVAAAARLAVLVAAAATAANAASYARYRRRHLRRIPSPIDESADPLADFRALPSSSDAADDSEEDNFFFGLATAPAHVEDRLEDAWLQFATETSCDDKENVRDQRPVDAVMASAAGDGGSQQAWRSTGGENIGDREQRKPLRVAMEAMLRGFEILAESGESAGGDNCSHNVAAWHNVPCPQERLRFWSDPDAELKLAKETGISVFRMGVDWARLMPEEPTEELKSSVNFAALERYRWIIQRVREYGMKVMLTLFHHSLPPWAGKYGGWKMEKTVTYFMDFVRLVVDCVSDLVDYWVIFNEPHVFVMLTYCAGAWPGGDPNAIEVATSTLPTGVYNQALHWMAIAHAEAYDYIHLKSKNERKPIVGVAHHVSFTRPYGLFDVAAVALANSLTLFPYMDSICDKLDFIGINYYGQEVISGPGLKLVDNDEYSESGRGVYPDGLFRILIQFNERYKRLNIPFVITENGVSDETDLIRKPYILEHLLATYAAIIMGVRVLGYLFWTTSDNWEWADGYGPKFGLVAVDRANNLARKPRPSYFLFSRVVTTGKITRQDRMSAWRELQQAAVQKKTRPFFRAVDKHGRMYAGGLDRPIQRPFILRDWRFGHYKMEGLQDPLSCFIRCIFAPFSRQKKIHYIEDDVISYSIN
- the LOC127754518 gene encoding beta-glucosidase-like SFR2, chloroplastic isoform X2; translated protein: MEALMMWHIHLFAEEDNFFFGLATAPAHVEDRLEDAWLQFATETSCDDKENVRDQRPVDAVMASAAGDGGSQQAWRSTGGENIGDREQRKPLRVAMEAMLRGFEILAESGESAGGDNCSHNVAAWHNVPCPQERLRFWSDPDAELKLAKETGISVFRMGVDWARLMPEEPTEELKSSVNFAALERYRWIIQRVREYGMKVMLTLFHHSLPPWAGKYGGWKMEKTVTYFMDFVRLVVDCVSDLVDYWVIFNEPHVFVMLTYCAGAWPGGDPNAIEVATSTLPTGVYNQALHWMAIAHAEAYDYIHLKSKNERKPIVGVAHHVSFTRPYGLFDVAAVALANSLTLFPYMDSICDKLDFIGINYYGQEVISGPGLKLVDNDEYSESGRGVYPDGLFRILIQFNERYKRLNIPFVITENGVSDETDLIRKPYILEHLLATYAAIIMGVRVLGYLFWTTSDNWEWADGYGPKFGLVAVDRANNLARKPRPSYFLFSRVVTTGKITRQDRMSAWRELQQAAVQKKTRPFFRAVDKHGRMYAGGLDRPIQRPFILRDWRFGHYKMEGLQDPLSCFIRCIFAPFSRQKKIHYIEDDVISYSIN